One stretch of Numenius arquata chromosome 8, bNumArq3.hap1.1, whole genome shotgun sequence DNA includes these proteins:
- the LOC141467923 gene encoding LOW QUALITY PROTEIN: 1-phosphatidylinositol phosphodiesterase-like (The sequence of the model RefSeq protein was modified relative to this genomic sequence to represent the inferred CDS: inserted 1 base in 1 codon) has protein sequence MEARCRHSAAFDCMPQPAACCPDWMAGLPDTLPLSRLSIPGTHDSLSLFGGRRLRCQSWGLEAQLAAGIRFLDVRCKLARGELHVYHLCTFQRASLRGVLRRTLRFLRAHPGEAVLMRIKEELPIFSRPGFAARLHRCLLEEGRGRVWCREEVPTLGQVRGKIVVLEALAREVLGIPYEQLSISDAWNVLSLKRKWARARRHLERAAGGDPATMHLTFCSGNGLFTCPEEVARFVNPRCYQHLRRRGGQPMRWGVVIMDFPGAGLLRLIVESNGPPASRHTTAAPSTPPGPSWHPRGXRGQALQPAQLCSLPAPVSIGTDAAAGPTPLPKDISARRAKAGF, from the exons ATGGAGGCGCGGTGCCGGCACAGCGCAGCATTCGACTGCATGCCCCAGCCGGCAGCCTGCTGTCCTGACTGGATGGCGGGTCTCCCCGACACCTTGCCCCTCTCCCGCCTCTCCATCCCTGGCACCCACGACTCCCTCAGCCTGTTCGGCGGCCGGCGCCTGCGGTGCCAGAGCTGGGGCCTGGAGGCCCAGCTGGCGGCCGGCATCCGCTTCCTGGACGTGCGCTGCAAGCTGGCGCGGGGCGAGCTCCACGTCTACCACCTCTGCACCTTCCAGCGGGCCAGCCTGCGGGGGGTCCTGCGCCGCACACTCCGCTTCCTCCGCGCCCACCCCGGCGAGGCCGTGCTCATGCGCATCAAGGAGGAGCTGCCCATCTTCTCCCGGCCGGGCTTTGCCGCCCGGCTGCACCGCTGCCTGCTGGAGGAGGGACGGGGCCGCGTGTGGTGCCGGGAGGAGGTGCCAACGCTGGGCCAGGTGCGGGGAAAGATCGTGGTGCTGGAGGCGCTGGCACGGGAGGTGCTGGGCATCCCCTACGAGCAGCTGAGCATCAGCGATGCCTGGAACGTCCTCTCACTGAAGCGCAAGTGGGCCCGGGCGCGGAGGCACCTGGAGAGGGCGGCCGGTGGGGACCCCGCCACCATGCACCTCACCTTCTGCTCCGGCAACGGGCTCTTCACCTGCCCCGAGGAGGTGGCCCGCTTCGTGAACCCCCGCTGCTACCAGCACCTGCGGCGCCGGGGGGGTCAACCCATGCGCTGGGGAGTGGTCATCATGGACTTCCCTGGGGCAGGGCTCCTCCGGCTCATCGTGGAAAGCAATGGCCCACCGGCCAGCAGACACACCACAGcggcccccagcacccctccaGGACCCTCATGGCACCCCCGCG AGAGGGGGCAGGCGCTGCAGCCGGCACAGCTCTGCTCGCTGCCCGCGCCGGTGTCCATCGGGACGGACGCTGCTGCCGGCCCCACACCTCTGCCGAAGGACATCAGCGCCCGTAGAGCGAAAGCGGGTTTCTAG